The following are encoded together in the Candidatus Methylomirabilis sp. genome:
- the fmt gene encoding methionyl-tRNA formyltransferase produces MRVSFMGTPTFALPSLKALMAAGHDICMVVTQPDRPAGRGRVPTSPPVKLAAQEHELPVLQPEKVGEPAVISALQAAQPETIVVVAYGQLLPKPILTLPPQGCLNLHASLLPKYRGASPISWAIIHGEAVTGVTIMQIEARMDAGPILMRQPEPIGPRDTTGTLGERLAVIGAELLCQALDQVARKTVHPTPQDERLATYAPKLTVDETHLDWTRDARALDCLIRGLCPAPGAVTSFGGRRVKLLQAEVEMATGTPAGTVCAIDRAKGVLVAAGQGGLWLSQVQPENRRVMTAAEFASGYRVKPGDLFGSP; encoded by the coding sequence ATGCGCGTGAGCTTCATGGGCACCCCCACGTTCGCTCTACCCTCGCTCAAAGCGCTCATGGCTGCAGGTCACGACATCTGCATGGTCGTAACCCAACCGGACCGGCCGGCCGGACGCGGCCGCGTACCTACGTCGCCGCCGGTGAAACTCGCCGCCCAGGAGCATGAGCTTCCAGTCCTGCAGCCGGAAAAGGTCGGCGAGCCGGCGGTCATATCGGCACTGCAGGCAGCCCAACCGGAGACTATTGTCGTTGTCGCCTATGGTCAGCTTCTGCCGAAACCGATCCTCACCCTCCCACCACAAGGCTGCCTGAACCTTCACGCCTCGCTCCTGCCGAAGTACCGCGGCGCGTCGCCGATCTCATGGGCCATCATCCACGGCGAGGCCGTCACAGGGGTCACGATTATGCAGATCGAGGCGCGGATGGATGCCGGCCCGATCCTCATGCGGCAGCCAGAGCCGATCGGGCCTCGGGATACCACCGGCACGCTGGGCGAGCGCCTGGCCGTCATTGGGGCCGAGCTGTTGTGCCAGGCTCTCGATCAGGTGGCACGCAAGACAGTCCACCCGACCCCGCAGGACGAGCGGTTGGCGACCTATGCGCCGAAGCTCACCGTGGACGAGACGCATCTCGACTGGACCCGCGATGCGCGAGCGCTCGACTGCTTGATTCGTGGCCTGTGTCCAGCGCCCGGAGCCGTGACCAGCTTCGGGGGACGCCGCGTCAAACTGCTACAAGCCGAAGTAGAAATGGCAACGGGCACTCCTGCAGGCACCGTATGTGCGATCGATCGCGCGAAGGGGGTGCTGGTCGCCGCCGGGCAGGGGGGTCTGTGGCTGTCTCAGGTGCAACCGGAAAACCGTCGTGTCATGACCGCAGCGGAGTTTGCCAGTGGGTATCGTGTCAAACCCGGCGACCTGTTTGGCTCTCCATAG
- a CDS encoding glycosyltransferase: protein MEGIRLISVVIPSYNMRATIRHCLRSVLDQDLEAQCEIIVVDSSSDGTDDVIRLEFPQVLLLRLEGQTSVGQARNVGVDKASGSFVAFTDADCIVARDWLRRMLWRHREGAYAAVGGSIANGTPWSLVGSAEHLFEFNEFLPQAPERLVDNIPTCNICYRRSALDRARFDVGLEGANLGAEDLILNWGLTRSGLKLLFDPAIRVIHLNRTRLHSFLRHQHLLGQSSCWARKRTDLPGRIFADYPLLGLVLPIVRLARISFRLCRFDRIETLRFLALSPLILMGASVWAAGFMREGFRR from the coding sequence TTGGAGGGCATTCGTCTGATCTCCGTCGTCATCCCCTCCTATAACATGCGGGCTACCATTCGCCACTGTCTCCGGTCGGTTCTCGACCAAGACCTTGAGGCCCAGTGCGAGATCATCGTGGTGGACAGCTCGAGTGACGGGACCGATGACGTCATCCGACTGGAGTTTCCCCAAGTACTCTTGCTTCGTCTGGAAGGGCAGACATCGGTTGGGCAGGCGCGTAATGTGGGCGTGGACAAAGCCTCTGGCAGCTTTGTAGCTTTTACGGACGCCGATTGCATCGTTGCCAGGGATTGGCTGCGGCGGATGCTCTGGCGACATCGAGAAGGGGCGTATGCTGCCGTCGGCGGATCCATCGCCAACGGTACTCCCTGGAGCCTCGTAGGCTCAGCGGAGCACCTCTTCGAGTTCAACGAGTTTCTCCCTCAGGCTCCGGAGCGGCTGGTGGACAACATCCCCACCTGCAACATCTGCTACCGCCGGAGCGCGCTAGATAGAGCGCGATTCGACGTTGGGCTGGAGGGGGCAAATCTAGGGGCCGAAGACCTGATCTTGAACTGGGGTCTGACGCGAAGCGGCTTGAAACTACTGTTCGATCCCGCGATCCGAGTGATCCACCTGAACCGGACCCGTCTGCACTCTTTCCTGCGCCACCAGCACCTGCTTGGGCAGAGCTCGTGCTGGGCCCGGAAACGCACCGACCTCCCAGGTAGAATCTTTGCCGACTACCCGCTGCTTGGGCTGGTGTTGCCTATAGTCCGCTTGGCCAGGATCAGTTTCAGGCTTTGCCGATTCGATAGGATTGAAACGCTGCGCTTCCTGGCCCTTTCCCCGCTGATCCTTATGGGGGCCTCGGTGTGGGCGGCCGGCTTCATGCGCGAGGGGTTCCGACGGTAA
- a CDS encoding transcription antitermination factor NusB — protein sequence MHARRLAFEILTQVEEQQAYASLLLDARLKRSGLSPQDRALATELTYGVLRWQGYA from the coding sequence ATGCACGCACGGCGGCTCGCATTCGAGATATTGACCCAGGTGGAGGAGCAGCAGGCCTACGCGAGCCTGCTGCTGGACGCCAGGCTGAAGCGTTCGGGCCTTTCGCCACAGGATCGGGCGCTGGCAACCGAGCTGACGTACGGCGTCCTCCGCTGGCAGGGGTATGCCTAA
- a CDS encoding Mut7-C RNAse domain-containing protein, giving the protein MRFVADAMLGRLAKWLRLLGYDTLYWRGDDARLVRLVLAENRLLLTRDTHLPPRLPAHLTCFIESDHYDAQLAQVVARFGLPPRIIGRLCLRCNLPLEAVDKTEVRAEIPVFVWQTQERFARCPGCLRIYWEGTHYARMVETLDRVAAMKKGNGLCA; this is encoded by the coding sequence ATGCGGTTTGTGGCCGATGCGATGCTCGGTCGGTTGGCCAAGTGGCTCCGTCTGTTGGGCTACGACACACTGTATTGGCGAGGCGACGATGCCAGATTGGTGCGGCTAGTCCTGGCGGAGAACCGGCTGCTGCTTACCCGGGACACCCACTTGCCGCCTCGCCTGCCGGCCCATCTGACCTGCTTTATTGAGAGCGATCACTACGATGCGCAGCTTGCTCAGGTTGTGGCTCGCTTTGGGTTGCCGCCCCGGATCATCGGCCGTTTGTGCCTGCGATGCAACCTCCCTCTGGAGGCGGTCGACAAAACCGAGGTACGCGCCGAGATCCCCGTATTCGTCTGGCAGACCCAGGAGCGGTTCGCCCGCTGCCCCGGCTGTCTTCGGATCTACTGGGAGGGGACGCATTACGCCCGGATGGTAGAGACGCTCGATCGCGTGGCAGCTATGAAAAAAGGGAACGGCCTATGCGCGTGA